One genomic segment of Mytilus trossulus isolate FHL-02 chromosome 4, PNRI_Mtr1.1.1.hap1, whole genome shotgun sequence includes these proteins:
- the LOC134715296 gene encoding potassium channel subfamily K member 18-like, translating into MTKGFRSKAKNVIGQFYNGLKSFTGLIILLMVYSFTGAVIFVHVETPYQDELLLAKEPKHKNMVQLLLNLTVSLNSSEFENLRDEIVTLMNKFDADNFEKNHGKRWDFWKALFFCGTIYTAIGYGDIYPRTDTGKVIAIFYAIFGIPLAFRVLAEIGKKLTTVIKFFYFGVKRFYAKNVQTADGETFKKERNGVALSTEHTEKENNDIEIVWEDKDETLIKEIENRLPLAVPVIILFIYLFLGALMYTRWEDWSYLDAFYFTFISVSTIGFGDITPAHTKYFIVTSIYVFVGLALVSVCINVFMEFYIVSIKVAAHQMNRVGSKIIKGCHGCRRRQSL; encoded by the exons ATGACAAAAGGGTTTCGTTCGAAAGCGAAAAATGTTATAGGACAATTTTACAACGGTTTAAAATCTTTCACTggtttaattattttacttaTGGTATACAGTTTTACTGGAGCTGTTATATTCGTCCACGTAGAGACACCGTATCAAGACGAACTTTTATTAGCAAAAGAACCTAAGCACAAGAATATGGTTCAGCTGTTATTGAACTTAACTGTGTCCTTGAACAGTTCGGAGTTTGAAAATTTAAGAGATGAAATTGTTACTCTGATGAATAAATTTGATGCtgataactttgaaaaaaatcatggaaaAAGATGGGATTTCTGGAAAGCATTGTTTTTCTGTGGAACTATTTATACAGCAATAG gcTATGGTGATATTTACCCTAGGACTGATACTGGAAAAGtaattgcaatattttatgcAATTTTTGGAATTCCACTAGCTTTCAGAGTCTTAGcagaaattggtaaaaaattaacaacagtCATTAAGTTCTTCTATTTTGGAGTAAAACGATTTTATGCTAAGAATGTGCAAACTGCTGATGGGGAAACCTTTAAGAAGGAACGTAATGGTGTTGCCCTTTCCACCGAACATACAGAAAAGGAAAACAATGATATAGAAATTGTTTGGGAAGATAAGgatgaaacattaataaaggAAATAGAAAATAGGCTTCCTTTAGCTGTACCAGttatcattttattcatttacctTTTTCTCGGAGCATTGATGTACACACGTTGGGAAGATTGGAGCTATTTAGATGccttttattttacttttatatccGTGAGTACGATTGGCTTTGGCGACATAACACCAGCCCATACGAAATATTTTATAGTGACATCTATCTATGTTTTTGTTGGTTTAGCATTGGTATCCGTATGTATTAACGTCTTCATGGAGTTTTACATTGTTTCCATAAAAGTAGCTGCACATCAAATGAACAGAGTCGGTTCCAAGATCATAAAAGGATGCCATGGTTGTAGGAGACGACAAAGTTTGTAA